Proteins co-encoded in one Octopus bimaculoides isolate UCB-OBI-ISO-001 chromosome 9, ASM119413v2, whole genome shotgun sequence genomic window:
- the LOC106876040 gene encoding zinc finger BED domain-containing protein 5, whose product MSNEGILPSKLKKHFTTKHSHLQCKDLNYFQRLLEQQSKQRNYFERRMNASEKVQVASIEVAETIELKTKSHTESIILPACRKIVKTMLGDEAEQEINKIPLSNNIIHRKIMDLSADIEEHVQNKLQNSKFALQVDESTDISNKTQLLTFIRFIDGNQITHQFFCCEEMPSLQEVKIFLTFYLPTQKR is encoded by the coding sequence ATGTCTAACGAAGGCATATTACCCAGTAAGTTGAAAAAACATTTTACAACTAAACACTCACATCTTCAATGTAAAGATctgaattatttccaaagactGCTAGAACAGCAATCTAAACAAAGAAACTATTTTGAAAGAAGAATGAATGCTTCTGAAAAGGTTCAAGTCGCGTCTATTGAGGTGGCCGAAACGATTGAACTAAAAACGAAATCGCATACCGAGTCGATTATCTTACCCGCTTGTAGAAAGATAGTTAAAACCATGTTAGGTGATGAAGCCGAGCAAGAAATAAACAAGATTCCACTCTCAAATAATATAATCCATAGGAAAATTATGGATTTATCTGCTGATATAGAGGAACATGTACAGAACAAACTTCAGAACTCAAAATTTGCTCTACAGGTTGATGAGTCGACTGACATTAGCAACAAAACACAATTACTTACATTTATTCGCTTTATTGATGGTAACCAAATCACACATCAGTTCTTTTGTTGCGAAGAAATGCCATCACTACAAGAGGTCaagatatttttgacattttatctGCCTACCCAGAAAAGATGA